CCAGCTCCGGCGGCCGGCCGGTAATGTAGCTAATGGGCGTATGGCCGTGAACGATGCGCCGGGCGTGAAAACGGTCCAGCAGCTTGCGGGCCTCGGCAGGGCTCCCGCCCTGGAGAGACAGGAAGGAATAGCGGGTCGACAACGCCTCCAGCAGCACTTCCCAGGCGGCTGGGTCGTCGCTTGCCAGGACGGAAGCCACGGTCCGGTTGACCTCCTCCACCGTGGCCCCCAGGTGGCCGTAGAAGTGGGAATCGGCATGCATCAGCAGCAAGTCGCCTGCCCGCACCAGGGCCGGCCGGGCCTGCAGCCAGGCCTCCTGCGCCGGGGTCAGCCGGGCCAGATCCGCCGGCAGACCGCCGTTACGCAGCCACACCTGGGCAAAAGTTTCTCCCCAGCTGGTCTGGGCGGCTGTGCCCAGGCGCAGAACCGACAGGACCATCACATCGTGGTTGCCCAGGAGGGCTTCCACCTGGCCTCCGGCTGCGGCAGCCTCCTGCTGGAGGGCCATGATCAGGGCTACCGCCGGTACGCCATCCATGCCCCGGTCGAAAAAGTCACCGGTCAGGTATA
The window above is part of the Litorilinea aerophila genome. Proteins encoded here:
- a CDS encoding metallophosphoesterase; translated protein: MPSSAPPPAQPPRYVIGDIHGQLEALVRLLQTAGLIDARQCWCGGHARLYLTGDFFDRGMDGVPAVALIMALQQEAAAAGGQVEALLGNHDVMVLSVLRLGTAAQTSWGETFAQVWLRNGGLPADLARLTPAQEAWLQARPALVRAGDLLLMHADSHFYGHLGATVEEVNRTVASVLASDDPAAWEVLLEALSTRYSFLSLQGGSPAEARKLLDRFHARRIVHGHTPISYITGRPPELVTEPYIYADGLCINVDGGLYLGGPGFVYSAPEAGEV